The following proteins are encoded in a genomic region of Oscillospiraceae bacterium:
- a CDS encoding aminotransferase class I/II-fold pyridoxal phosphate-dependent enzyme has product MDYQKLLNPTVQSLKPSGIRKFFDLAEAMDDVISLGVGEPDFQTPWHIRQAGINSLQQGKTKYTANKGMTELRGEISKYLKRRFDLTYDPDTEVVVTVGGSEAIDITLRAFINPGDEVLLAEPCFVCYEPLARMCGAKVVTLPCKMENNFKLSPETLKAAITPKSKLLILPFPNNPTGAIMTEDELKQIAEVLKDTNIIVLSDEIYAELTYGHKHVSFAALPGMRERTVVVNGFSKAFAMTGWRLGYTAAPKEIALQLAKLHQFAIMCAPTTAQYAAIEALRNGDADIEDMRGQYDMRRRLVVGTLRSMGFPCFEPEGAFYVFPKIDAFGLSGEDFCGELLKQQHVAIVPGEAFGESGRGFARISCSYSISHLATALGRIEAFIKTL; this is encoded by the coding sequence ATCGATTATCAAAAACTGCTCAACCCGACGGTGCAATCGTTGAAACCCTCGGGTATTCGAAAGTTTTTCGACCTTGCCGAGGCAATGGACGACGTAATTTCTCTGGGCGTCGGCGAACCCGACTTCCAAACCCCGTGGCACATTCGGCAGGCGGGCATCAACTCCCTGCAACAGGGCAAGACCAAATATACCGCCAACAAGGGCATGACCGAACTGCGCGGTGAAATTTCCAAGTACTTAAAGCGCCGATTTGATCTTACATACGACCCGGATACCGAAGTGGTCGTCACTGTCGGCGGCTCTGAGGCTATCGACATTACCCTGCGCGCCTTTATCAATCCGGGCGACGAGGTCTTGCTGGCCGAACCGTGCTTTGTCTGCTATGAACCGCTGGCCAGAATGTGCGGCGCAAAGGTCGTCACTCTGCCCTGCAAAATGGAAAACAATTTTAAACTTTCCCCGGAGACGCTCAAAGCCGCGATTACGCCGAAATCAAAACTGCTGATTCTGCCATTCCCCAATAACCCCACCGGCGCAATTATGACTGAAGACGAATTAAAACAGATCGCCGAGGTGCTGAAAGACACAAACATCATCGTACTCTCGGATGAAATTTATGCCGAACTGACTTACGGGCATAAACACGTCAGTTTTGCCGCGCTACCGGGAATGCGGGAACGCACCGTCGTGGTCAACGGATTTTCCAAGGCTTTTGCCATGACAGGCTGGCGGTTGGGTTATACTGCTGCGCCCAAAGAAATTGCTTTACAGCTGGCCAAGCTGCACCAATTCGCCATCATGTGCGCGCCCACAACAGCTCAGTATGCCGCCATCGAGGCTCTACGCAACGGCGACGCCGACATCGAGGACATGCGCGGTCAATATGATATGCGCCGCCGTCTGGTCGTCGGCACACTGCGTTCGATGGGCTTCCCCTGTTTTGAACCTGAGGGCGCGTTTTATGTCTTTCCGAAAATCGACGCATTCGGACTCTCGGGTGAGGACTTCTGCGGGGAGCTGCTCAAACAGCAGCACGTCGCCATCGTCCCGGGCGAAGCGTTCGGGGAAAGCGGCAGAGGGTTCGCACGTATTTCCTGTTCGTATTCGATCAGCCATCTCGCTACGGCGCTCGGCCGCATTGAGGCCTTTATCAAAACACTGTAA
- a CDS encoding PHP domain-containing protein — translation MPLQDYHTHTNISFDSDCPLETLIESRRTAGIDYMAVTDHADFSADDPEINRLDNFLTQFSEQQRFLETQKGNGIDIAFGIEIGQPVFCPENASELISALPFDVVLASQHEVPHKEDFYFVDFTGGKNLLLLDEYFNLLCDVIAWGDFDVLAHMTYPFRQMYRQGLQVDETRWSDAVKDVLKLVIKANKALEINLSPVPEGFEPMPTKKILAAYKDLGGKLITIGTDDHKAQYADHCRVGAELAKSLGFESFTVYHKREPHQVRFD, via the coding sequence ATGCCCCTGCAGGACTATCACACCCACACAAATATCTCTTTCGACTCCGACTGCCCGCTCGAGACGCTGATCGAAAGCCGCAGGACGGCCGGAATTGATTACATGGCTGTCACTGATCACGCCGACTTCAGCGCCGACGACCCCGAAATTAACCGGCTCGACAATTTTTTGACGCAGTTTTCCGAACAGCAGCGATTTTTAGAGACCCAAAAGGGCAACGGCATTGACATCGCGTTCGGCATTGAGATCGGCCAGCCGGTCTTTTGTCCCGAAAACGCCTCCGAACTGATATCCGCCCTGCCCTTCGACGTGGTATTGGCCAGCCAGCATGAAGTTCCCCATAAAGAGGATTTTTACTTTGTGGACTTTACCGGCGGAAAAAACCTGTTGCTTTTAGATGAATATTTCAATCTGCTGTGCGACGTGATCGCATGGGGCGATTTCGATGTTTTGGCACATATGACTTATCCGTTTCGCCAGATGTACCGGCAGGGTCTGCAGGTAGACGAGACCCGCTGGTCCGATGCGGTCAAAGACGTTTTAAAACTGGTGATTAAGGCCAACAAAGCATTGGAGATCAACCTCTCCCCTGTCCCCGAGGGTTTTGAGCCGATGCCGACCAAAAAGATTTTAGCCGCTTATAAAGACCTCGGCGGAAAATTGATCACCATCGGTACCGACGACCACAAGGCGCAGTACGCCGATCATTGCCGCGTAGGAGCGGAACTCGCCAAATCCCTCGGTTTCGAATCTTTTACCGTTTATCACAAAAGAGAACCGCATCAAGTACGGTTTGATTAA
- a CDS encoding Lrp/AsnC family transcriptional regulator: MAMNILSLLEQNARLTVAQLALMTGETEDAVAKKIDEYTAKGVICGYRAVIDWEKAGKEFIQAFIRIKVTPQPDQGFEAVARQIMAMPEVDSVYLVSGSYDMTLSMSAKNLRDVAHFVSARLSPLGAVTSTDTTFVLQRYKESSVCFLTDSDSEEKREVIL; the protein is encoded by the coding sequence ATGGCAATGAACATTCTCTCTCTGCTCGAACAAAACGCGCGCCTGACCGTAGCTCAGCTGGCGCTGATGACCGGCGAAACCGAAGACGCCGTCGCGAAAAAAATCGACGAATATACCGCGAAGGGCGTTATCTGCGGCTATCGTGCTGTCATCGATTGGGAAAAGGCAGGCAAGGAGTTTATTCAGGCGTTTATCCGGATTAAGGTCACTCCTCAGCCCGACCAGGGCTTTGAAGCCGTCGCCCGTCAGATTATGGCGATGCCCGAGGTGGACAGCGTTTATCTTGTCTCCGGCAGCTATGATATGACCCTGTCGATGTCGGCAAAAAATTTACGTGATGTGGCGCATTTTGTCTCGGCACGCCTCTCTCCGCTCGGTGCAGTGACCTCGACCGATACCACCTTTGTGCTTCAGCGCTACAAAGAGAGCAGCGTCTGTTTCCTCACAGACAGTGATTCGGAAGAGAAAAGAGAGGTCATCCTGTGA
- a CDS encoding uroporphyrinogen decarboxylase family protein: MKDFRNSVYKTDAEKARLDTLFQKWQDFCFDYEKAEPKIITHAPLALKYTIGECVRDPAASMENQIDIFKYHAEVGDDYYPALRANFGTVPIAESFGCEIYRRENEQPCTESIVVNNAEEIDALEIPDEKSGSFPEIDRHYEFYLENLPYGVGFMLPDLQGPFNNAHLLRGNDIFTDFYDEPESIEILLEKVTQYQILMTRHYHELCGIGKGILYDWGGIWRGNLRICNCTLHNVSTEFYETYIKKYDRMLLDAFTEGRIHYCGTHDNGQMASFFSIPNLYGVDFDGAHHSIWELAKRTPERVALLPYMNPERVAPILAGKIPEKRNVIYEIYASSVEEAKVICAAMKSALGIAN; encoded by the coding sequence ATGAAAGATTTCCGCAACAGTGTTTATAAAACCGATGCAGAAAAGGCACGGTTAGACACGCTGTTTCAAAAATGGCAAGATTTTTGTTTTGATTACGAAAAAGCGGAGCCCAAAATTATCACGCACGCGCCTCTTGCGTTAAAATACACCATCGGTGAATGCGTGCGCGATCCGGCGGCGTCGATGGAGAATCAGATTGACATTTTCAAATATCACGCCGAGGTCGGCGATGATTATTATCCGGCCTTGCGTGCCAATTTCGGTACTGTGCCGATTGCCGAGTCCTTCGGCTGCGAGATCTATCGGCGCGAAAACGAACAACCGTGCACCGAGAGCATCGTCGTCAACAACGCTGAGGAGATTGACGCGCTAGAGATTCCCGATGAAAAAAGCGGCAGTTTCCCCGAAATTGACCGACACTATGAGTTTTATCTCGAGAATCTGCCCTACGGCGTCGGTTTTATGCTGCCCGATCTGCAGGGGCCGTTCAACAACGCCCATCTGCTGCGCGGCAACGATATTTTCACCGATTTTTACGACGAGCCGGAATCCATCGAAATTTTGTTGGAAAAAGTGACGCAATATCAAATTTTAATGACCCGGCATTATCATGAACTGTGCGGCATCGGCAAGGGGATTTTATACGACTGGGGCGGCATTTGGCGGGGGAATCTGCGCATTTGCAACTGCACACTGCACAACGTCTCGACCGAATTTTATGAGACCTATATCAAGAAATACGACCGCATGCTGCTGGATGCGTTCACCGAAGGGCGCATCCATTACTGCGGCACGCACGACAACGGGCAGATGGCCTCGTTTTTCTCGATTCCGAATCTCTATGGCGTCGACTTTGACGGTGCGCACCACAGCATTTGGGAACTCGCAAAGCGCACGCCCGAGCGGGTCGCACTGCTGCCGTACATGAACCCCGAGCGGGTCGCGCCGATTCTGGCCGGAAAAATCCCCGAAAAGCGCAATGTTATTTATGAGATATACGCCTCCTCGGTTGAAGAAGCCAAGGTCATCTGCGCGGCGATGAAATCCGCGTTGGGCATAGCGAATTGA
- the argH gene encoding argininosuccinate lyase, whose amino-acid sequence MKLWGARFERDEDGIADDFNSSIRFDQRLWKADIEGSIAHARMLSARGIIPSEIGEKIVAELYEIKNGLECGTLSIDPKAEDIHMFVEQVLTERIGDAGKYLHTARSRNDQVALDLRLWQRDSIDKITGLLKTLVSVIADKAEENINTVMPGYTHLQPAQPVTFAHHILTYAQAFLRDIDRLSDCRKRTCVSPIGSCALAGTTYSTDRFYEAELLELPAVCENSMDGVSDRDFALEFCFCLSAVMTHLSRFCEEIILWSGVAYGFLTLDDAWCTGSSIMPQKKNPDIAELCRGKSGRVFGDLTALLTVMKGLPMAYNKDMQEDKEAIFDATDTVCACLTAFTPMFSTAKVNADKMRAAAADGFINATDCADYLVGKGLPFRDAYHVTGELVKHCVKTGKRLEDLSLKEYQTFSPKFEKDVFEAIKLDTCVSKRKSYGGPAPEAVAVQLKNLRDKLNGYSDSSC is encoded by the coding sequence ATGAAACTTTGGGGTGCGCGCTTTGAACGCGATGAAGACGGCATCGCCGATGATTTTAATTCCTCGATCCGCTTTGACCAACGGCTTTGGAAAGCGGATATCGAGGGCAGCATCGCCCATGCCAGAATGCTGTCTGCCCGCGGCATCATCCCGTCGGAAATCGGCGAAAAGATCGTCGCGGAACTTTATGAGATTAAAAACGGCCTCGAATGCGGTACGCTTTCGATTGATCCGAAGGCCGAAGATATTCACATGTTCGTCGAACAGGTGCTGACCGAACGCATCGGCGACGCAGGCAAATATCTGCACACCGCTAGAAGCCGCAACGATCAGGTCGCACTTGACCTGCGGTTGTGGCAGCGTGATTCCATCGACAAGATCACCGGTCTGCTGAAAACGCTGGTTTCCGTAATTGCCGACAAAGCCGAAGAAAACATCAACACCGTCATGCCGGGATATACCCATCTGCAGCCCGCGCAGCCGGTGACTTTCGCACACCATATACTCACTTATGCACAGGCGTTTTTACGGGATATCGACCGGCTTTCCGACTGCCGCAAACGCACCTGCGTTTCGCCGATCGGAAGCTGCGCGCTGGCTGGAACGACTTATTCCACCGACCGTTTTTATGAAGCCGAACTGCTGGAACTGCCAGCGGTCTGCGAAAACTCGATGGACGGCGTCTCCGACCGCGATTTTGCGCTGGAGTTTTGCTTCTGCCTGTCGGCGGTCATGACCCATCTGTCGCGTTTTTGCGAGGAGATCATCCTCTGGTCGGGGGTTGCCTACGGCTTTTTGACGCTTGACGACGCCTGGTGTACCGGTTCATCGATTATGCCCCAAAAGAAAAATCCCGATATCGCCGAACTCTGCCGCGGTAAAAGCGGACGGGTATTCGGTGATCTGACCGCGCTGCTTACCGTGATGAAAGGGCTGCCGATGGCCTACAACAAGGACATGCAGGAGGACAAAGAGGCGATATTCGACGCCACCGACACGGTCTGCGCCTGCCTGACCGCGTTCACACCGATGTTTTCGACCGCAAAAGTCAACGCCGACAAGATGCGTGCCGCAGCCGCCGACGGCTTTATCAATGCCACCGACTGCGCCGATTATCTGGTCGGAAAAGGCCTGCCCTTCCGCGACGCCTACCACGTTACGGGCGAGCTGGTCAAGCACTGCGTCAAAACCGGAAAACGGCTTGAAGACCTCTCTTTGAAAGAATACCAAACCTTCTCTCCGAAATTCGAAAAGGACGTTTTTGAAGCAATCAAACTTGATACCTGCGTGAGTAAACGCAAGAGTTACGGCGGTCCCGCTCCGGAAGCCGTCGCCGTTCAGTTGAAAAACCTGCGCGACAAGCTGAACGGATATTCCGACTCGTCTTGCTGA